The following proteins are co-located in the Brevibacillus laterosporus DSM 25 genome:
- a CDS encoding helix-turn-helix domain-containing protein has protein sequence MQVLEYNYQVAQIELRQRLQDTLDKKGWKQKDLVLATEIDSVTISQILNNKQKITLSQLVAVTKALDLQEDTFYEEFLGDCFNESGKMSPIKTAEFFISCIKAERYDITKKIMALINEDTDRKRLLDNTFKMAEYIFSSDKRNYSLPLYDIVIANSTTRNERVAICYFKRFVIARDVDLTVSGYKMLHQLLEYLPLLPKEYKLEAYYKILTFYNAVEKWGELLKYAAELKELAITFNDSKFIAEALLYESFSYREMKDYDKALLITKEYANYEGYQQISKLNELLFSIEMGYVEYVDNFASLATDVEIFMLLPVAIETYLQKKDIESIQKLICTFEEQIKKIACQTSIPTKRHKLKLYQALASYYFIIENSNKGFAYIFEALELAIMFKNVERVRSIILKYYEYDYLATPEQKEKFVDVMTERDGDLHEARNNFLTSDSFLVRLYRNEF, from the coding sequence ATGCAAGTCTTGGAATACAATTATCAAGTTGCGCAAATAGAATTGCGCCAGCGTTTACAAGATACACTTGATAAAAAAGGATGGAAGCAAAAAGACCTTGTTTTAGCAACTGAAATTGATTCAGTAACCATCAGTCAAATACTTAACAACAAGCAAAAAATAACGCTTTCTCAATTAGTGGCTGTTACTAAAGCTTTGGACTTACAAGAAGATACTTTTTATGAGGAATTTTTAGGGGATTGTTTTAATGAATCGGGAAAAATGTCCCCTATTAAAACAGCAGAATTTTTCATAAGTTGTATCAAAGCTGAACGATATGATATTACAAAAAAGATCATGGCATTAATCAATGAGGATACTGATAGAAAAAGACTCCTTGATAATACTTTTAAGATGGCAGAATACATATTTTCCTCCGATAAAAGAAACTACAGTCTGCCCCTATACGATATCGTGATCGCGAACAGTACAACACGTAATGAACGAGTAGCCATTTGTTATTTTAAACGATTTGTAATAGCTAGAGATGTCGACCTTACTGTCTCTGGATATAAAATGCTTCACCAACTTTTAGAATACCTTCCTCTACTTCCAAAGGAATACAAACTAGAAGCGTATTATAAAATATTAACTTTTTATAATGCTGTAGAAAAATGGGGGGAACTATTAAAATATGCTGCAGAATTAAAGGAACTAGCTATCACGTTTAACGATAGCAAATTCATAGCGGAAGCCTTACTATATGAATCCTTTAGTTATCGAGAAATGAAAGATTATGATAAAGCATTACTTATAACTAAAGAATATGCTAACTATGAAGGCTATCAGCAAATTTCCAAATTAAACGAATTATTATTTTCAATAGAAATGGGCTATGTCGAATACGTTGACAACTTTGCTAGTTTAGCTACTGATGTTGAAATATTTATGTTATTGCCAGTTGCTATTGAAACATATTTACAGAAGAAAGATATAGAAAGCATTCAAAAACTGATCTGTACCTTTGAAGAACAAATCAAAAAAATTGCTTGTCAAACGAGTATTCCTACCAAAAGACATAAGTTAAAACTTTATCAAGCATTAGCCTCATACTATTTTATAATTGAGAATAGCAACAAAGGGTTTGCATACATCTTTGAAGCTCTGGAGCTAGCTATCATGTTTAAAAATGTAGAAAGAGTCCGTAGCATTATTTTGAAATATTATGAATATGATTATCTTGCAACACCAGAGCAAAAAGAAAAATTTGTCGATGTTATGACAGAAAGGGACGGTGATTTACATGAAGCGAGGAATAATT
- a CDS encoding alpha/beta fold hydrolase — translation MNEYKSVSSDGFELNYCIKGFGKPVLVVGSSIYYPRLFSEDLYKKFQFIFLDHRGFVKPPRALEPEDYRLDKVLDDIETARQALDLKDFIILGHSGHAFMALEYAKKYPESVQKVVLLNSAPTNSQERQQQSSAFFYKTASLERKRQFEKDIAFLESDIKKDPERRFVHMCIRMGAQSFYDYIFDAAYMWEDVYTHMPIIDHLWGEAFGKRNLIQSLANFKKPVFIGLGRYDYLVAPVSLWESIDDTYGNVKKVIFEYSGHNPMFEEPQQFNKSLIEWMNEDK, via the coding sequence ATGAACGAATATAAAAGTGTAAGCAGTGATGGATTTGAATTGAATTATTGTATAAAAGGGTTCGGAAAGCCAGTGCTGGTGGTAGGGAGTAGTATATATTATCCTCGGCTATTCTCAGAAGATTTGTATAAAAAATTTCAATTTATCTTCTTGGATCATAGGGGATTTGTTAAGCCACCGCGTGCTTTAGAACCAGAAGATTATAGATTGGATAAAGTTTTAGATGATATAGAAACGGCAAGACAGGCCCTCGATCTAAAGGATTTTATTATATTGGGACATTCAGGACATGCCTTTATGGCCTTAGAATATGCCAAAAAATATCCAGAATCTGTTCAGAAAGTTGTTCTACTTAATTCAGCACCTACAAATAGTCAAGAAAGACAACAACAAAGCTCCGCGTTTTTTTATAAGACTGCAAGCTTAGAGAGAAAGCGCCAGTTTGAAAAAGATATTGCTTTTTTAGAAAGTGACATCAAAAAAGATCCTGAAAGACGATTTGTCCACATGTGCATTCGTATGGGAGCCCAAAGTTTTTACGATTATATATTTGATGCAGCGTATATGTGGGAGGATGTATATACCCATATGCCAATTATTGATCATTTGTGGGGAGAAGCGTTTGGAAAACGTAATTTGATACAATCGTTGGCTAATTTCAAAAAACCAGTATTCATTGGCTTAGGAAGATATGATTATTTGGTTGCCCCTGTTTCGTTGTGGGAATCTATTGATGACACATATGGGAATGTGAAGAAAGTAATTTTTGAATATAGTGGGCATAATCCTATGTTTGAAGAACCACAGCAATTTAATAAAAGCTTGATTGAATGGATGAATGAGGACAAGTAG